Below is a genomic region from Brassica oleracea var. oleracea cultivar TO1000 chromosome C9, BOL, whole genome shotgun sequence.
GACCGTTCTGGTCGGCTCGACCGGTCCATCAATGTCCTGGACGGGTTCCTTGATGCTCTTGGATCCAACGCCTCTCTTGGACTTCCGAGGCTGTTTATCTTTGGAACCAATAGGTCTACCACGTTTGAGACGTTGTTTAGACTCTGTAGCCACTTAACCTTGTCCCTTCTGGACATCTATTCTTATAGGTGCATTACAAGCCGGTATATATGACTTTGTCACTCGATTTGGGTCAGCAAATGTATCTGGCAGTTGATTAGCTAGATTTTGAAGATATATAATCTTTTGGACTTCCATATCACATTATATAGTCCGAGGATCTTGCCAAGATATTGATGGTCGAGACCATTCTATTTCTTTGCTCAACCGACCGTTATCTCCCCCTAAGGTCGGATATGTGGACTCATCAAACTGTGAGTCTGCGTATCTGGCCTTAAANNNNNNNNNNNNNNNNNNNNNNNNNNNNNNNNNNNNNNNNNNNNNNNNNNNNCACGTCTGGCTCATGACCCGTGAGTAACTGGGATGGCGAATATCTATGCTCACTAGATGGCCTGATGCGAATCAGTTCTGCTGCATGTAATACTGCATGTCCCCACGCTGATACCGGGAGCTGAGACCTCATGAGCAATGGTCGGGCTATCAGCTGGATACGTTTAATGAAGGATTCGGCCAAGCCGTTCTGTGTATGTACATGTGCCATGGAGTGTTCTACACTTACCCCCATGGACATACAATACTCATTAAACGCCTGGGACGTAAACTCACCAGCATTGTCTAGACGTATAGTCTTTAAAGGGAAATCTGGAAAGTGTGCTCTCAGTCTTATTATCTGAGCAAGTAGGCGTGCAAATGCCAAGTTCCGTGTGGATAGTAGACAAACATGCGACCATCTGGTCGATGCATTAATCAGGACCATAAAGTATCTAAACGTCCCACTAGGTGAGTGTATTGGTCCACATATGTCTCCCTAAATCCTTTCCAGAAAATTTATGATCTCTTTATTAACTTTGGCTGGTGATGGCCTAGTTATGAGTTTCCCTTGTGCACATGTTGCACATGTGAAATTGTATGGGACAACTCCTTTGAACGTGTGCCCTTGTGAATTCATCATCAACTTTCGCATCATGTTAGTACCGGGGTGGCCAAGCCGGTTATGCCATAGAGTGAATATTTCGCAGGCATTAGCCTCGATCATACTAACCTTTGCATAGTATAGACCAGTAGACATTGCAGGTATGGTTTCTAGGACCTTTCTGTTGCCTTTGGTGATCGAAATTATGTTAAGGAATTCATCATTTCCTTCTCCCCATGTTTCAAGATGGAAACCATTCAATCTTATGTCTTTGAAACTCAAAAAGCTTCTTTTAGAGCTTGTGGAATACAAGGCTTTTTTGATCTCTAGATGAGTGCCCTTAGGCTTCATTACATATGCCTGGCCGTGACCTTCAATCAGGCCGGCTACACCTGCAATGGTGTTTACGTTTGCACTCTGCATTGTGAGATTTATGAAATATCTTTTGTCTCTAAGTATTGTGTGACTTGTGCCACTATCCACCACGAGTATGCTCATCTCATCATTCATTCTATAAGTAATAAGATTTCTAATCTGAGAGACTTTATAAAACTTTAAAACTTTCTTTATTAAAATTTTAGAACACCAAAAATAAAAACACCAAAACAATCATAAAGCAATAAGACAAGTCGTATCGAAATTTAGTCCTTGAGACAATCAGAAGTTTCAAAATCCATTTGGTCATCTTTAGCAATGTCGGATTCATTATCAGCCTCATAACCGGAATCATGAACCATGTGAGCCTCCAGGTTCTTGTTCTTCATACTTTCTTGGTAGAGCTCACATAAGTGCTTAGGGGTTCTACAATTCTTGGCCCAATGGTTGCCCATTCCACATCTGTGACAAACGGATTTGGTCGAGTAAGACGGTTTGGATATGCCACCTCGACCACGGCCATAACTTCCTCGGCCACGGCCAGGATTGGAACAAGGACCACGGTTATTGTGGTTTCCTCTCCGGCCGGCCGAGTAGTTGTCTCGGCTGTTCGAGTAATTGTCATGGCCATGTCCCTTGTAACCACCATGGCCATTGCCGTGTGATCTCTTATTGTTTTGGACGTAGTTGCACTCATTAGGGCCTTTCTTTTCAACTTCATTGGCTTCTGGTAATGGGGCTGTTCCAACAGGTCTAGCTTCACTGTTCTTCATCAGGAGCTCATTGTTTGCCTCGGCCAGAAGTAGACACGAGATCAGATCAGTATATGTGGCGAAGCCTTTCATTCTGTACTGCTGCTGCAGTATTATGTTTGATGAATGAAATGTAGAGAATGTTTTCTCAAGTAACTCTTCTTCGGTTACTATTTCACCACAAAGTCTCAGCATTGAGACCGTCTTAAATAAGACTGAATTGTACTCATCCACCGACTTGTAATCCAAGAATCTGAGATTTTTCTTGTCGTTGCTAGCCTTTGGAAGTAACACCATTTTCTGGTGATCATATCTATGCTGTAAAGCATCCCAAAGTTCTAGTGAATTTTCCATCGTGATGTACTTATCCTTTAGAACTTCAATGAGGTGATGGCGTATAATACTTATAGCCCTGTACCGATTCTTATTGGTCTCAATGTTGCCCTTGATGATAGTATCACCAAGTCCTTTTGACCTTAAGCTGATCTTTGTATTTAGCGCCCACTGCAAGTAGTTATCTCCTGAGAGATTAAGGGCTGCATAGTCTCTGTTTGAGATTTTCGACATCTGAATCACATCATCATTCAAATTTAAGTTTCACAATGTGATCATGTGGCCGCAAGATAATCAACAAGCTCGGCCACAAACATGTCTTACGCATTTATGAAAAACAAGCAATCTAATCGACCATGGTGCGGACAATCAAGCCACACGGCCATGTAGTCAAACAATAGGATTGGATATGTAAATCTACTTGACCATGGTGCGAACAATCCTAATTTATGATTCTACATGTAACAGAGAGATTAAGGCCACGTGGCCATATGTATTTATCAATGTAATCAGATTCGAATTCATATGTTCTATATGCTGGTCGTTCCTTTTAAACAGTATGAATGCAATTCATATTCAGATTCATATGTATGCAAGCAATCCTTAATCAATTCTAGGGTTTCCGATTTAAACACTAATAGGATTCGATTTCAAGATTAAGGTTTCAAGGCCTTTAAGAGTTAAATTCTAGATCAGATTATTTCAATCAATCTAACAATCCTAAACCTCAGATTTTATCAAATCAATCAATCAATCAAGAACAAGTAAAATCGGATTCAATCTTTAGGTTTAGGGTTTTCGATTCTAAAATTAGGGTTTCTTAAATTCAGATCAGAAACAAATAATCAATCAAACATATTCTAATGGAATCGATTCTTGTTACTAGTTATGATATTTGTAGATTTTAAATTTGTAATTTTCTAGGGTTTCATCAATAACAAAGTTTCCATAATAATGGATTAGGGTTTTTATCTTTCTAGGTTCTCAGATCACGGTATACCTTTGTTTCGTAGAGATTTAGAACCGGACCACCAAAGAGAGAGAGAGCTAGAACGGATGAAACTTCAAGCTGAGACGAACGGACGCTTGCAGTCTCCTATCGGGTGGCAGACCGGGGGCGGACGCGAGCTGAGGACGGGCGCGGGCTTGTCTCGGATGCGCGGCGTCTCGGATGCGAGCCGTGTGTTGATCAGGTTTCGTCTGAGCTGGAGCGTGAGCTGGGGACGTCGGATCCAAACGGACAGAGGACGTCTGGGGGTTTAGATGGATCGTCTGAGTTTGGAATAGACGAAGAACGTATCTAGGGTTTATGAGAAGTCGCCGGTTTTAGGCTTTTAGGTTTCGATTTTGTCTCAGGGTTTTTTTGGAGTCTATCGTGCTGATAACATGTTGTAAAAGAATGGGGAAACTGTGTGTTTATTTCTGAATAATAAGTTCCCTTTATATAGGAGTTACAAAGAAGAGATAAATGCAAAGAGTACAAAACCTAATCCAAAAGGAAATAGGAAAACTAAAGATAACAATAAAAAGAAAACGTCCTAATCCTAAGTCGGTCCAAACCGACCGACTCTCTCTCCTCTTGGTCGCGGCCGCGGCTGGGCCTGGTCGTGGCTGATGGGCCTTCTCTTCTGGTCTTGGTTAATAGCAATCCACTCAATGATTTATAACAGTTTTACAAAATATTGATATTACAAATGATATTTATGGCTTATAGATATTGGACTTTTTATGTAAGATATAAAATTATTTTAGGTCCTTTTTCAAAAAAAAATTGTTTTCGGTAACTAAATATACCCCCATATTTTGTGACCCATCGTATTGCAATACGAATGTATCTGATATTTAATTTTCATATTGGTAATGCACCATTTTATCTTCTCCAACTAGGTGATCACCCGCGCCCTGCGCGGAGTGAGGAAACTTAAAGAAATTATAAGTTTGAATATATAGATATTAGAAATGTAAAAGTCATAGGCACAAATATTACATGTTATTTATGTTAAGGGATTCAACGAAATTGTGGATATGTAAATAAAGTAAGCATCAAAGTTTTTTAAAACTTGTGTTATTTGTTTTGTGTGATTGAAGTATAGTTCATGAAAATGAATCTATAGGAAACGTGTTTCTCAACGACTATAATTGAGGTAAATTACTCTATGGTTTTAAAAAATCATGTAGTGAAGATTATGAATTGATTTTAAACTTGATAAATAGTATTGTCCAACAAGGTTTGCATTATGGCGAAAGAGAATATTCAGTATCCATATTCTTAGGTAATTCCAAATAAATTTAATTTGTAAAATAAGGAAATCTGAGGAAATAAAGTTAGCCGATGGCATTAATATGTTTGTAGTATATTTCACATTCCCTATAGCTTATAAATTACAAATACTTATACCATAAATAAGGAATTAATTCAAACCATATATAAATAGCTTAAATTTGGGACGTATAAAATAAGAAAATCTGAGGAAGTAAACCTTGTCAATCTAAGCATTAAACTGTTTGTAGGCCAAGGGAAAAATATTGATTTAATTTTCAAAATCATCAGAAGAAAATTAATTATGAATTGATTCCACACTTGACTCCAAAATTTAAGATCTGATTGATACATATGTAAAATCTAAACTGGCCAAATCCTTGATTTTCTTCCGATGATTTTGATAATTAATAATTTGATTGTATCAATTATGCATTGTTTACGGAAATGATAATTAATCATAATCAAATATTATGAATTGTTTACGGAAATTTAATGTATTTTTCTAAATTACTGTCGATTTTATTTGCTTTTCTAACTAAGATTAATAATTTTGAACATATATGTAGTTTCAAATATTGCATAGTTTTATGATTGGTCGAAATATTGCATAGATTTATGCATAATTTGATCATGATCTTCGAAGTATTAAAATATTNNNNNNNNNNNNNNNNNNNNNNNNNNNNNNNNNNNNNNNNNNNNNNNNNNNNNNNNNNNNNNNNNNNNNNNNNNNNNNNNNNNNNNNNNNNNNNNNNNNNNNNNNNNNNNNGGAATCTGTTGTAAAAATGTTGCACTTAGTCTGTCACAAAATCAAACGATATCTTCAACGAATATCTGTCACAGTATTTTGAAAAATAGTATTGAATTAAATATTGTTCACTTCATAAATCTGTTATATACCTTTTTTAAAAAGAAATATATGATCTGGTCACGCAAATTTAATGTAAAAATATCTTCCGTTGCAAAAAATATTTATAAATCAACGATGGACAATCATGTATTCGTAATAACTTTGACGTGATGAAACCGTATTCAAATAAAAACGATGCAATTTCCGTTAAATCCCTTATATAGGTAACTCCTCTTTTCACGTCAATTTTGTTTCCATTATCACGCTAACATTGCCATTGACAATAATTTATTTGATCCTGTGATTGACAATTCAAATTTGAATCATAGATTATGGGAAAAATCGAAATGGTAATGTATTAAATTGTGTTTCCTTGAATCTAAACTATCATAAAATGATCGTCGACTACAATTGCATTGATAATTATGGAAACAATAAACATGGTTAACATGCAATGGAGGAGATTTGAAACTATTATTATCTCTTAAAAATATAATATATTGGATCGTTTTATGTGATTTAAAAAAAAGTGTACGTATATATCTATTACATTTTGCCGTTATGTAGTAATTCTTGAACATTGCGCTTGTGATTGGGATCTTTATCTAATATGGAGAAGAGTTGCAGCAACATATATATAAGTAGATATGTAGATACATACGTAGACAATGGATTTTATGTAGTCTAACTATATAGAAAGGCAGTAATATTTAAGTCAGACTATATAATGAAATCGATCATTATGAAGGATCTCAGGTTATGACAATAAAATCTCTGCGTATTTAAAGATCCAACCGTTTGTAATTGAAGCATAGCAAGCAGGCGCGGGTTTAATTTTTTTGTTAGTCAATAAGCTTATAGTATATACCCAATTTTTAATGTAATGTTCAATGGCAAATTTTGTAATTAGTCTAGTTAAGAAAGAGTTTTTAAATATATGAAGTGAAAGAGCTTGTGGTGTTGACACGTAGGAAATGGCACACATGTAATAAACACATGAATGAAAAGTTAGTTATATACAATGCTCCTCAAATAATAAAAAAAGGAATGCATACTGTATTTGGTTTAAAAAGTGATAATATCTTTTTTGAATTAAAAGTGATAAAAAGTGATAATTCTCTCTTGTTAAAGATAGCAGTATTGTAATATAAGGCTAGTGTCATTTAAAACAATGTTGTTAATTTTAAGCAATATATAAAGTGACCAATATGTATGAATCCTTACTAATAAAATGGACTTTTTGAGGCTCTACAGAGCGTCTACATCAGCGAAAAAAATTCTCCCGAAAGATGACACGTGGCATTATTATTAAAAAAATAGAAAATAAATAATAAGTAAATTTGCAATATAAGGAAAAATAAATAATAAGTAAATAAACAATATAAGAAATTGAAACATTGCATTAAACAATAATAAGTAAATATACAATATACGAAAAATAAATAATAAGTAAATATATAATTAAGAAATAAAAAAACTAAATTAAACATATATCTGAAAAATGTATAGTATAATAAATAATAACTAAATACACAATACAAGAAATAAAGTATTTACTTATACTTTCTATTTATTTAAACATATATAAATATTATATTAAATATTTATCGTAATATTAGAATAAATAAATATAAAATAAAATAAAAAATAATAAGCAAATATAGTATATAAGAAATAAACTTGTGAGGCTCCATAGAACGTCCACATCAACGAAAAAAAATTCTCCCGAAAGATGACACGTAGCATTATTATTTAAAAATTCTTCCGAAAGATGACACGTAGCATTATTATTATAATTTGATATAAAGCAAGAAAATTAGAATATGTATATATACAATATAAGAAAAAAAAATTAAAAATTAAAAATTAAATATAAAATATAAAAATAGAAAAACTAAATTAAATATCTATCTGAAAATGTATATAAAAAAACAATATAAGAAATAGAAATATCACATTAAACATCTATCATAATATTAAAATAAATAAATATACAATATAAAAAATAAAAAACTACATTAAACATTTATCTGAAAATTTTATTCTAAAATAAATATTAAATAAATATGCAGTATAAAAATAAAAAATATTACATTAAACATTTATCATTATATTACGATTAGATATAAAAGTAATAAAATTAGATTAAGTAAACATACAATATAAGAAATAATAAATAATAAAGCCCTTTGTCAAAAAAATAAAATAATAATAAGTAAATATACAATATAAAAAATGAAAAAACTACATTAAACATCTATTTGAAAAATGTATACTTTTACATTCCAAATATTTTTATAAGTAAATGTATGATATAAAAATAATTAATAAGTAAATATACAATATACAATATAAGAAATAGATATATTACATTAAACATTTATCGTAATATTATCATTTAATATAAAAGCAAGAAAATTAGAATAAGTAAATATAAAAAATAAGAAAAATAAACAATAAGTAAATATATAATATAAGAAATAGAAAAACTAAATTATCTATCTAAAAATTTTACACTAAAATAAATAATCAGTAAATATACAATATAAAAATATAAATATTACATTAAACATCTATCGTAATATTAGAATAAGTAAATATGCAATATAAGAAAAAATAAATAAAAAGTAAATATGTAGTAGAAGAAATACAAATATTACGTTAAAATATTATCTCAATATTGTTATTTAATATAAAATAAAAAATATTAGAATAAATAAATATACAATATAATAATAAAAAACTAAACAATAATTAAATGTACAATATAAGAAATAAGAATATTACATTAAATATTTAGCGTAATATTAGTATAAGTAAATATACAATAAAGAAGAAATAAATAATAATAAAATATATAATATAGGAAGTAGAAAAAGTATATTAACATTAGAAATATAATATATTTTAGTATTACCATTTGCTATAAAACAATAAGAATAGTTAGATAATTAACATTTGAAATATTAACCAATCAAGTTTTGGTAGAAACATGTACATGGTGTCAATCTAATCAAGGTTGTTACTCTCTACATGTACATAGTGTAAACTTTTTTTTCTTTTTCACATAGTGTAAACTTTACTTGGATGTGTGAACTCTGACGAAGACACATGAGTGAAATGATTCTAGATCAAGTTTCAGAGACTAAATTATATGACAAAATTTATCACAGCGAAGACACTTGCACTATATGACTCTAGATCAACTTTCAAAGATCAAATAATATGGCAATGTTCATCACGTTTCTATAGAATATAACAATGCACGTTTTAAATCGTTAGGGTATCATTAAGATTAATTAATAATAACATTAAGTGATAGGATAATGAATTGTTAAAAATTTCTGGTGGTGGTCCATTTAAAAAAAAATCACACGTTAAAACAGTCATGACTTCTGTTTTAATATATAAAAAGCATCAGTTATGCATTAATTTTTATTTCTCATTCATCCTAATTAAATTTTAGTGTTTTGGTTATTACTAAATCCTTTTGTATTCTATGATGCAGGATTACAATCACCTCCGTTTGACTTAGTTGCAAGGGAGTTGAAAGTTCACCAAGGATGCTACTCCAGAATACCATATTTATATTTCATAATGCTTTTGCTTACTTAAATTAGTTCTACTAAACATTTTATAACAAGTTTTCCATTTTATCATAGTATTACAGTGTTATTTGATAACGTAGTCTATCAATTTTTTTTTGCTTATCCCTTATATATTAAAAGAGAAGCATTACAACATTTTAGGTAGCAATGTTTCATCACCACAATGAATTTTAGAATCCTTAGAGAATTAGGTTGGTCCATCTAAATATATTATAAGCTTTTTATTAAACTAACAATAAATTCATTATTAATGTTTTTCATTCTTTCCTTAAATAAAAATTACGAAATTGTCTAATGTGGCTAAACTATATATGAAAATTAATGATTTTGATAATAAAGATTTGATAAAAGTTAGTGTATTCTTTATCATATTTTTTTAATTTAAAATTAATAAAATAAATTAAACAATTACATTAACAACATAATAAAAATTTAGATTTTTCTGTATATATTATATTTTGATTTTTTCTAAACGAATATAAATTACTAAAACTGTTAAAAGTCTCACATGCAAATTTTTGTGATCTATGATTTAAATTTTTTGTTATGATAAAATACAAATAATTACAAATGTTTTTGTTATGATAAGTGTAAAATATATATATATATATATTAAAATTAAACAATATACCATATAAAATATTTTTTTTTAATTTTGAAATTTACTTTGAGGAAATATTTTTGGTAAAAGCTATTGAACAAATATTGACAACTTAATATTTAAATTTTAAACTTAGCCTTGAATTTTTTAATAATTTATAAATTACTAAAACTATTAATCACACAATGAAAATTTTGTTATCTGTGATTTAAAATTTTTGTTATAAAAATATACAAATAAAAAAACATATGAGTAGAAAACATACGAGTAAAAACATATCAGTGTCAAGTTTCTGGTTGTAATGTCTCCGGTGTATCTGGTTTATGGCTCCGGTCTCTATCCGGCTTAGTTGTTTTCTTAAGGTTTTTAGTATGGTGTTATGATCAGTCCATCCGTCTATGAGATGTGATGATTATATGTAGCGAACTCGTGTTCTTTTGATGTTTAAATGCAATCTTCAGATGACCAAAAAAAAAGAAAGCTTCATTTAATATATATATATATATATGTTAAATGTCATTTAAATTTAATTATATATCATATAAAATAGAAAAAGTGATTGTTTGGATTAATGAAATTTATTTATGTGGTCAAATCAATTTAATTATATGTGTAATAGTTATTGACTTTTTAATTATTTAATATATATTATTATTTTATAAATATGTAAAAGAACATATAACACATAAAAATAGTATATATAATTTTCGTTCCGCGCAAGTCGCGGATCTTAACCTAGTTTATCTTTTTAAAACAGGAACATTACAACTTCTTCTAGGTGGATTTTTAAGTTGGACGTCGTCTAATTAATGCTATATAAATATGTCTATAAACGTACCCTTTTATAATTGGATTTTTAACGTGAAAACCTCTCAACTAAGTTTGTTTTGAGTAAAAACCCTCAAACTAAGTATTTAACGAAAAAACCCCCAAACTAACTTTATTTA
It encodes:
- the LOC106314444 gene encoding uncharacterized protein LOC106314444, coding for MENSLELWDALQHRYDHQKMVLLPKASNDKKNLRFLDYKSVDEYNSVLFKTVSMLRLCGEIVTEEELLEKTFSTFHSSNIILQQQYRMKGFATYTDLISCLLLAEANNELLMKNSEARPVGTAPLPEANEVEKKGPNECNYVQNNKRSHGNGHGGYKGHGHDNYSNSRDNYSAGRRGNHNNRGPCSNPGRGRGSYGRGRESMKNKNLEAHMVHDSGYEADNESDIAKDDQMDFETSDCLKD